The genomic region GGTGAGTGTATTTTTGAAATCATCGTAGTAATCTCCGAATGCTATAATTTCTCGTTTCATTCTGCGAAGGTACGGATTAATTTATAATGCACAATGGATAATGGATAATTTTTGTAAGTGAATAAAAAGTAGAGAGTAAAGATGGCTTAACGGGTTTTCTATATTTATGCTATCTAAAAGTTTATTTTACCAATATTTAAGAAAAGACCTGATTTAGGCTTGTCTAAAAATCACTTGTCTCCATCCGTACTGGTACCGTACCTATTCCGTACTGGTGCCGTTAGAAAAATTTTCTGTTTGAGGAGATAAGGGTGATGGGTAAAGGATTTGAAGTGATCTTTCTTTTGTAATTTGCTGTAAATCAGATTTATTAAATGTTTAGTGGTAAATAATTTTGATGAGGTGTGTTGTGATGTAAAATTAATTCGTACCTTTGCAAAACTATTGTCAGCAGTATGTTGCGCAATGGCTAATAACGGAAAATTCTGTATATGAAGTTAATTGTAAACGACATTATTAAGATATACAAGGGGCGCAAGGTGGTAAAGGGCGTCTCGCTTGAGGTAAGCCAAGGGGAGATTGTGGGCTTGCTCGGTCCGAATGGGGCGGGGAAGACTACCTCTTTCTATATGATTGTAGGCCTTATCAAGCCCAATGGGGGTACGATTTACCTCGATAGTGAGAACATCACCACTTACCCAATGTATCGGCGTGCACAACGCGGTATTGGCTACTTGGCACAGGAGGCATCGGTGTTCCGTAAGCTGAGTGTGGAGGATAATATCAAGAGTGTGTTGCAGCTGACCAATCTCAGCAGTGCCGAGCAGCAGAAGCGCACCGATGCCCTTATTGAGGAGTTTGGTTTGGGGCATATCCGCAAGAACCGTGGCGACCTGCTTTCGGGAGGTGAACGTAGGCGTACGGAGATAGCCCGCGCACTAGCGACCTCGCCGAAGTTTATATTGCTCGATGAGCCTTTTGCGGGGGTAGACCCTGTGGCGGTGGAGGACATTCAGCGCATTGTGGCACACCTCAAAGACCGCAATATCGGTATTCTCATCACCGACCACAATGTGCAAGAGACTTTGGCCATCACCGACCGTACTTACTTGATGTTCGAGGGGGGTATCCTCAAGGCAGGCATACCCGAAGAGCTTGCTGTTGATGAGATGGTGCGCAAGGTGTACCTCGGACAGAATTTTGAGCTGAGAAAGAAAAAGATACTTTAACCAGCTTTGAGCTTTGAGCTTTGAGCTTTGAGAAGGTTGGCGACACATCCTGTTCTCAAAGTTCAAAGCTCAAAGCTCAAAGCTCAAACAATAAATTATATGCAAAAAGTAGTAGAGCGATTCCTCTCGTATATCGCCATCGACAGTCAGTCCGACCCAGAGAGTGAATCCACACCGAGCACTGAGAAACAGTGGAACATTGCCCGCAAGCTCGCGAAGGAATTGGAAGAGGTTGGTTTGAAGGATGTTAGTATAGATGAGAAGAGCTATGTGATGGCTACGCTGCCGTCAAACATCGATAAGAGGGTGCCTACCATAGGGTTTATCTCGCATTTTGACACCTCGCCCGATTTCTCTGGGGAAGGGGTCAAACCGCAGTTTATTGAGAATTATGATGGTAAGGACATCGTACTCAACAAGGAGCAGAACATCGTGCTCTCGCCTTCGTATTTTGAGGATTTACTCCTTTACAAAGGGCAGACGCTCATCACCACCGATGGCACAACCCTGTTAGGAGCTGACGACAAGGCAGGCGTGGCGGAGATTGTTACCGCTATGGAGTACCTCATCGCACACCCTGAAATCAAGCACGGCGACATTCGCGTGGGCTTTACCCCCGATGAGGAGATAGGCAGAGGGGCACATTTCTTTGATGTGAAGAAGTTCGGTGCTGATTGGGCTTACACTATGGACGGTGGGCAGATAGGCGAGTTGGAGTATGAGAGCTTTAACGCCGCAGGGGCGAAGGTCGTTTTTCACGGGAAGAACGTACACCCAGGCACGGCTAAGAACAAGATGATCAACTCAATGCTCATTGCTGCTAAGTTTATCGGTATGTTGCCAGCCGATGAGGTGCCTGAGCGCACAGAAGGGCGTGAGGGTTTTTTCCACGTTACCGATATTGCGGGTGATGTGGAGCAGACGGTAGTGCAACTGATCATTCGCGACCACGACAGGGCGAAGTTTGAAGCCCGCAAGGCGCTCCTCGAGAAGGTTGTAGCAGAACTCAATGTGCAACATCCGAATGTAGTGGAGCTCACCCTCAAAGACCAATATTACAATATGCGCGAGAAGATAGAGCCTGTGATCCACATTGTGGAGGTGGCGGAGCGCGCGATGAAGGCTTTAGGCATCACCCCAATCACCAAACCGATACGCGGTGGCACCGATGGCTCGCAGCTGAGTTTTATGGGGCTACCTTGCCCAAACATCTTTGCAGGGGGACACAATTTCCACGGGAAATACGAGTATGTGCCTGTCGAAAGTATGGTGAAAGCCACAGAGGTGATCGTAAAGATTGCAGAATTAGTAGCAGCGGAATAGAATTATCTTTTCCATATTATGGGGCTGCAATCGTCCGTTGTCTCACCCGAGGCATCGGAAGGATTGTAGCCCCCTTTTTTGTATTCACTCTTGCTTTTATTATATCTCCGAATAGGGTGTTATAAAAATTAATTCTCACTATCTACGAGATAAGTCAGATAAATTTCTTACCTTTGCGCCCAAGAGCAAATCAGCTTATCGCTATTCTTATAGAGGAAAGTCTGGACACCGTAGAGCAGCATAGCGGGTAACGCCCGTCCACCGTAAGGTGAGGACAAGTGCAACAGAAAGAATGTATGGGTAATGCCATAGTGAAATCAGGTAAACTCTATGTGGTGCAACGCCGCGTAAACTAACATTTATAGGGTAGCTCGCCCAAAGTTAGGGGGTAGGCGGTTTGAGCTTGTAAGTGATTGCAAGCCAAGATAAATGATAAGCACTTACCTTAGGGTAAGCACAGAATCCGGCTTATGATTTGCTCTTTTTTATACTCTTTTATCTAAGGAAATAGTTACTTTATCGCTCAAAGCATAAGCCTGACAGGTGAGTATGTACCCTTTTTCAACTTGCTCTTTATTGAGCGTTTCATTCTTAGCCATTTGAGCCTCTCCGCTTTCAACTTTGCCAATACAGCTGCTGCACACGCCATTGAGGCACGAGTAAGGTGCATCGTAGCCCTGCATCAGTATGGAGTTCAATAATATTTGATTCTTTGCGGCCTTGAAAGTGTGTTCTTTATCACCTTCTATCAATGTGATATCGGCATTGCCTTCTAAGGCTGAGAAGTCTGTTTCGGTAGGGGGTGCTTCAAAGAGCTCTGTGAATATTCTATCCTCGCTGATGCCTCGCATTAGGATGGTATCCCGTACGTTCTTGACCATTTCTGAGGGACCGCAAGCGTAGTATCGCCCCCAGTTTAGGTCTTTATACAAATCGAATACTTTATTGATAATAGCATCATTGATACGCCCTGTGAAATGGCCTCCCCAAGGCTGCTGACTGAAAGCGTAGTGCACGAAGAAGCGCTCAGGGAAAGCAACTCTCAAGCCTTCTATCTCGTCAAAGAAGAGTGTTTCTTCCTTGCTTTTATTGCCGTAGATGAATATCACTTTGATATTGGTTTTGTGCAGTGCTGTTTTAGCAATGCTCATCATTGGGGTCACTCCACTTCCTGCTGAGAAAAGCATAATATCCTTATTGCCAAAGATGTCGTAGAAGAATACAAACGAACCCATTGGGGGCATCACTTCAAGGGTATCACCTTCGCGTAGTGCCTCAGTAGCAAAAGTAGAGAATAGCCCATTGGGAACGCGCTTCACAGCTACGCTTAGCTCACCTTCCGTGATGCCTGAGCAAATAGAGTAAGCACGCCGTACTTTCTTGCCATCAAAAGTGTGTTGTAAGGTGAGATATTCACCAGCCTCAAAGCGAAAAGCTCTTTGTAGTAGCTCAGGGACGTCAAAGGTAATCTTAACGGCAGTTGCAGTCAGAGGTGTAATCTTTGAGACTGTAAGTTCGTAAAATGAGTTCATTCTTTTATATGCTATGATCTTTGAGCTATTTGTACATTTCGTTATAGCCAAGTAGTCCTGCTTTGGAATGGCTTATTTCCTGTAGAGGCAGCGCAGGTTCAGCCACTGAGCGCGTTGTACGTCTGGTTGCACTTGTTATACTTTGTAAGGCCCTTGCTAATAGAGGTTCGTTAGTATCCCCTAAGGTTCCCATATTCTTTACATCTTCTTCAAGTGGGATAGTAGGAGTTAGCCCGTTTGTGTAATTGCCTTCGTCTTTGGCATTAACCATTTTAAGCACTAAAGGTTGCATAGCCCATTTGTGTGCAGGGTTCTTTACCTTATTATTAGCGTCGGTATAATCGTAAATAGTTATAGAAGCCTTGTCCTTCCCTGTGGTAATAGTGCCTATCTGCACCACATTGATATAGGCTTTCAAGCTGTTGATTACAAGTTCACTGGCTGAGGCTGTACTTTTAGTAGTCAGTATGTATACACGCTTCAGGTTCAAGCTATTGATAGTAGCTATCTTTCGGCTGCCTTCACCCTTTATTTCATTAGTAAAATAGTTAATGCTGCTCCCTTGTTGCTCCACAATAGGTTGTAACTTCTTATTCCACTGCTCTTTTGAGAAAACTTGCCCGTTGAACTGCCCAGTAATCATTGATGATAGGTAGATAGCGCTTGATACACTGCCACCGCCATTGTAGCGTAAGTCAAGTACTAACTCATCAATACCTTGACTCTTAAATTCACCAAACACATTGTTAAGTTGCACGTCAAAGTCAGATACAAAGGCGTTGTACATCAAGTAGCCTATCTTCTTGCCTCCTTGTTCTATCACTTTATGGATTAAGATGGGGTTCTCCACAAATCGCGATCTGGTAAGAGTAACAGTCTCCTCTGTCTCAACAAGAGAGTATTTACCTCTTGTACCCTCTATTTTAGCCAGCCCTAAGGTCATTGAAGTATTGTTATTCTGTAGCAATCGCGTGTAATTACTCTTAGTGAGCGCTGTTCCATTAACTCTTGTAAATACAGTTCCACGCTTGATATTGGCAGTAGCAGCCCCTGAATTAGGCACCACATAACGAACCAACCCGAACACCCTATCATTATTAGGGATAACCCCCAAAGCAAAATCCATACCAGCACTCATTGAGATTCCTTTAAAAGTATCTTCAAGTTCGGAGTAATTATCGGTGATAAAGCTAAAACGGTCGGTAGTGGGATAGTTATTTAGCAAGCCGTAGAAGAAAGCCTCCTTGTCGCTATGCCTATCTAAAAAGGCTTTGTACTGAGCGTTGCCTGTTACCGAAGGCGTCTTCCCAAAGCGATGATCATCTAAGTCATCGACATCACCTTGCCACAGATACCACGAGTTCAAGCCCTTCCATATAAAGTCCTTTATGCGCAAGTCGACATCATTCCCTTGATAGTCCGACCCTCCAAAGCGGTCGCTATCAGTCATATCCTTTGTGCAGCCCAGCAATGTGCCTGCCAGCAGCAAGCCTATAAATATTCTTTTCATTCTCGTAACCTTAATTGTGTAGTTCTTTTCAAGGAGCTATTTGTACATTTCATTATAACCAAAAAT from Capnocytophaga haemolytica harbors:
- the lptB gene encoding LPS export ABC transporter ATP-binding protein, with translation MKLIVNDIIKIYKGRKVVKGVSLEVSQGEIVGLLGPNGAGKTTSFYMIVGLIKPNGGTIYLDSENITTYPMYRRAQRGIGYLAQEASVFRKLSVEDNIKSVLQLTNLSSAEQQKRTDALIEEFGLGHIRKNRGDLLSGGERRRTEIARALATSPKFILLDEPFAGVDPVAVEDIQRIVAHLKDRNIGILITDHNVQETLAITDRTYLMFEGGILKAGIPEELAVDEMVRKVYLGQNFELRKKKIL
- the pepT gene encoding peptidase T, yielding MQKVVERFLSYIAIDSQSDPESESTPSTEKQWNIARKLAKELEEVGLKDVSIDEKSYVMATLPSNIDKRVPTIGFISHFDTSPDFSGEGVKPQFIENYDGKDIVLNKEQNIVLSPSYFEDLLLYKGQTLITTDGTTLLGADDKAGVAEIVTAMEYLIAHPEIKHGDIRVGFTPDEEIGRGAHFFDVKKFGADWAYTMDGGQIGELEYESFNAAGAKVVFHGKNVHPGTAKNKMINSMLIAAKFIGMLPADEVPERTEGREGFFHVTDIAGDVEQTVVQLIIRDHDRAKFEARKALLEKVVAELNVQHPNVVELTLKDQYYNMREKIEPVIHIVEVAERAMKALGITPITKPIRGGTDGSQLSFMGLPCPNIFAGGHNFHGKYEYVPVESMVKATEVIVKIAELVAAE
- a CDS encoding ferredoxin--NADP reductase, which produces MNSFYELTVSKITPLTATAVKITFDVPELLQRAFRFEAGEYLTLQHTFDGKKVRRAYSICSGITEGELSVAVKRVPNGLFSTFATEALREGDTLEVMPPMGSFVFFYDIFGNKDIMLFSAGSGVTPMMSIAKTALHKTNIKVIFIYGNKSKEETLFFDEIEGLRVAFPERFFVHYAFSQQPWGGHFTGRINDAIINKVFDLYKDLNWGRYYACGPSEMVKNVRDTILMRGISEDRIFTELFEAPPTETDFSALEGNADITLIEGDKEHTFKAAKNQILLNSILMQGYDAPYSCLNGVCSSCIGKVESGEAQMAKNETLNKEQVEKGYILTCQAYALSDKVTISLDKRV
- a CDS encoding S41 family peptidase, translating into MKRIFIGLLLAGTLLGCTKDMTDSDRFGGSDYQGNDVDLRIKDFIWKGLNSWYLWQGDVDDLDDHRFGKTPSVTGNAQYKAFLDRHSDKEAFFYGLLNNYPTTDRFSFITDNYSELEDTFKGISMSAGMDFALGVIPNNDRVFGLVRYVVPNSGAATANIKRGTVFTRVNGTALTKSNYTRLLQNNNTSMTLGLAKIEGTRGKYSLVETEETVTLTRSRFVENPILIHKVIEQGGKKIGYLMYNAFVSDFDVQLNNVFGEFKSQGIDELVLDLRYNGGGSVSSAIYLSSMITGQFNGQVFSKEQWNKKLQPIVEQQGSSINYFTNEIKGEGSRKIATINSLNLKRVYILTTKSTASASELVINSLKAYINVVQIGTITTGKDKASITIYDYTDANNKVKNPAHKWAMQPLVLKMVNAKDEGNYTNGLTPTIPLEEDVKNMGTLGDTNEPLLARALQSITSATRRTTRSVAEPALPLQEISHSKAGLLGYNEMYK